A genomic region of Raphanus sativus cultivar WK10039 chromosome 6, ASM80110v3, whole genome shotgun sequence contains the following coding sequences:
- the LOC130496016 gene encoding uncharacterized protein LOC130496016, with amino-acid sequence MYFSRGFTFHTYEYGKHRATSNYGICVKGETDFYGILQEIIEVEFPGLLKLKCVIFKCDWFDPVVNRGVRFNKFGVVAVNGGRRYNKFEPFILASQADQVSFLPYPRLRESGISWLAVIKVTPRGRIIGGEEPPLQEEHINEVEEPEQQMEDILLIDPHNHEYEDLPDDTTDDAVEDEFNESDDVSSVEENDDVSE; translated from the coding sequence ATGTATTTCTCACGAGGCTTTACTTTTCATACGTACGAGTATGGTAAACACCGGGCGACCAGCAATTATGGAATTTGTGTGAAAGgcgaaaccgatttctacgggatcttgcaggagattattgaagtggaattccctgggttattgaagctgaaatgcgtcatattcaaatgtgactggttcgaccccgtggtcaacagaggtgttcgatttaacaaattcggtgtagttgctgtcaatggtggaaggaggtacaacaaattcgagcctttcatattAGCTTCGCAAGCAGACCAAGTTAGCTTCCTACCATACCCGAGGTTGCGAGAATCTGGAATAAGTTGGTTAGCTGTTATCAAAGTTACACCCCGTGGACGAATAAtcggtggagaagaaccacctttgcaagaagaacacatcaatgaagtcgaagaacctgaacaacaaatggaAGACATCctactcattgatccgcataatcatgagtatgaagatcttcccgacGATACCACTGACGATGCTGTTGaggacgagtttaatgaaagtgatgatgtttctagtgttgaagagaatgatgatgtatctgaatga
- the LOC130496172 gene encoding truncated transcription factor CAULIFLOWER A-like produces the protein MGRGRVQLRRIENKIRRQVTFSKRRTGLVKKAQEISVLCDADVALIVFTPKGKLFEYSAGSSMERILVRYERCSFAGQDIPTPNLDTQGECSTECSKLLRMIDAMQTSLRHLKGEEVDALSIRELQGLEMQLDTSLRRTRSRKNQLMVESLAQLQKKEKELKELKKQLIKKVKRMTKPLINEDIEPQNLSQGLASTPPCETPHLLPEPMSPHPPLSIGDTSQRNEVGEEDAGIVVRSGNTTLPHWMPRLTESRR, from the exons ATGGGAAGGGGAAGGGTTCAGCTACGGCGGATCGAGAACAAGATAAGGAGACAAGTGACCTTTTCAAAGCGAAGAACAGGTTTGGTGAAGAAAGCTCAAGAGATCTCAGTGTTATGTGATGCTGATGTTGCTTTGATTGTCTTTACTCCAAAAGGCAAGCTCTTTGAGTACTCTGCTGGCTCCAG CATGGAGAGAATTCTTGTTCGATATGAGAGGTGTTCATTCGCCGGTCAAGATATTCCTACACCAAATTTGGATACACAG GGTGAGTGTTCAACCGAATGTTCGAAGCTCTTGAGGATGATTGATGCTATGCAAACAAGCTTAAG GCACTTAAAAGGAGAAGAGGTAGATGCTCTAAGTATCAGAGAGCTTCAGGGTCTGGAGATGCAACTTGATACTTCCCTCAGGAGAACTCGCTCTAGAAAG AACCAGCTCATGGTAGAATCGTTAGCACAGCTCCAGAAAAAG GAAAAGGAACTTAAAGAACTGAAGAAACAGCTAATAAAGAAGGTGAAACGGATGACAAAACCTTTAATTAA TGAAGACATTGAGCCGCAAAACCTCAGCCAAGGGTTAGCCTCAACACCACCATGTGAGACACCGCACCTGTTGCCAGAACCTATGTCTCCCCACCCTCCCTTGTCTATCGG GGACACATCTCAAAGGAATGAAGTTGGAGAAGAAGATGCCGGAATCGTAGTTCGCTCGGGGAATACAACGTTGCCGCACTGGATGCCTCGGCTCACTGAGAGTAGACGTTGA